One segment of Streptomyces roseifaciens DNA contains the following:
- a CDS encoding CehA/McbA family metallohydrolase yields MERPDRRAVLTAVTGAAAVLTLDTVTFASTGDGHDGRTATRKVTGHLPPGAPDYVYLPVDVPPGVREIAVSYAYDRPSVPAGTQGNACDIGIFDERGTELGGAGFRGWSGGARSEFAIGAERATPGYLAGPVRPGTWHVVLGPYTVAPQGLAYEVTVTLRYGTPPAGATPRPVYPPQRARGRGRAWYRGDNHLHSVHSDGKRTPAEIAAAARAAGLDWITTTEHNTTSSHGAWEGLWGDDLLILTGEEVTTRNGHVVALGTDPGVFIDWRYRARDAAFGRFARTIHRAGGLVVPAHPYATCVGCNWKFGYEDADAMEVWNGPYTPDDEMAIAAWDASLVAAVREGRRRWLPAMGNSDAHREPQVVGMPQTVVHADALSREALLAGLRAGRSWIAESSAVNLSFTATGGRGKHAGIGERLPVDRGTPVTIRLEVSGVPEGCTASFITDQGRLHETPLPAAGTGSGSATVEWRTTPSHAAYVRAEVRRAATGGSGMPGPMVALTNPVFLGKPT; encoded by the coding sequence ATGGAGCGACCGGACCGGCGCGCGGTGCTCACGGCTGTCACAGGCGCGGCGGCGGTGCTTACCCTCGATACCGTGACGTTCGCGAGCACAGGGGACGGCCACGACGGCCGGACCGCGACCCGGAAGGTCACCGGACACCTTCCGCCCGGAGCGCCCGACTACGTCTACCTGCCCGTGGACGTGCCGCCCGGCGTGCGCGAAATCGCCGTCTCGTACGCGTACGACAGACCGTCCGTGCCCGCCGGCACCCAGGGCAACGCCTGCGACATCGGCATCTTCGACGAGCGCGGCACGGAGCTGGGCGGTGCGGGCTTCCGCGGCTGGTCGGGGGGCGCCCGGTCCGAGTTCGCGATCGGCGCCGAGCGGGCCACGCCCGGCTACCTGGCCGGCCCCGTGCGGCCCGGCACCTGGCACGTCGTCCTCGGCCCGTACACGGTCGCGCCGCAGGGCCTGGCGTACGAGGTGACGGTGACGCTGCGGTACGGGACGCCGCCGGCCGGGGCCACCCCGCGCCCGGTGTATCCGCCGCAGCGGGCCCGGGGCCGCGGCCGCGCCTGGTACCGGGGCGACAACCACCTGCACAGCGTCCACTCCGACGGCAAGCGCACCCCCGCCGAGATCGCCGCCGCGGCGCGGGCGGCCGGCCTGGACTGGATCACGACCACCGAGCACAACACGACGTCGTCGCACGGGGCGTGGGAGGGCCTGTGGGGCGACGACCTCCTCATCCTGACCGGAGAGGAGGTCACCACCCGCAACGGCCACGTCGTCGCCCTCGGCACGGACCCCGGCGTCTTCATCGACTGGCGCTACCGCGCCCGCGACGCCGCCTTCGGCCGCTTCGCCCGCACGATCCACCGCGCGGGCGGCCTGGTCGTCCCCGCGCACCCGTACGCGACCTGCGTCGGCTGCAACTGGAAGTTCGGCTACGAGGACGCGGACGCGATGGAGGTCTGGAACGGCCCGTACACGCCGGACGACGAGATGGCGATCGCGGCGTGGGACGCGTCCCTCGTGGCGGCGGTACGCGAGGGCCGCCGCCGCTGGCTGCCGGCCATGGGCAACAGCGACGCCCACCGCGAGCCCCAGGTGGTGGGCATGCCGCAGACGGTCGTCCACGCGGACGCCCTGTCCCGCGAGGCCCTGCTGGCCGGCCTCCGCGCGGGCCGGAGCTGGATCGCGGAGTCGTCGGCGGTGAACCTGTCCTTCACGGCGACGGGCGGCCGCGGCAAGCACGCCGGCATCGGCGAACGCCTCCCGGTCGACCGGGGCACCCCGGTGACGATCCGCCTGGAGGTGTCGGGGGTGCCGGAGGGCTGCACGGCGTCGTTCATCACGGACCAGGGCCGCCTGCACGAGACGCCGCTGCCCGCGGCGGGAACGGGGTCGGGGTCGGCCACGGTCGAGTGGCGCACGACACCCTCGCACGCGGCGTACGTACGGGCCGAGGTGCGGCGGGCGGCGACGGGCGGCTCGGGGATGCCGGGTCCGATGGTGGCACTGACGAATCCGGTGTTCCTGGGAAAGCCGACCTAG
- a CDS encoding DUF7507 domain-containing protein, giving the protein MPDRLPRVLTLVAFLVGVGVITGAAMVPTAPFDTMATSIRIAKSVDRPSAHPGDTVTYTVTVTNTGTTAIDGAAIADDLSDVVDDATFNSASADRGTTSYSSPTLQWQGDLPSGAKATISYSVRVANPPTGDDHLDNRITSTTAGNNCPSGNTDAACAASTPVS; this is encoded by the coding sequence TTGCCTGATCGTCTGCCCAGAGTTCTGACCCTCGTCGCCTTCCTGGTGGGCGTGGGGGTGATCACCGGCGCCGCGATGGTGCCGACGGCGCCGTTCGACACCATGGCGACGTCCATCAGAATCGCCAAGAGCGTCGACCGGCCGTCGGCACACCCCGGGGACACGGTCACCTACACCGTGACGGTGACCAACACCGGCACGACGGCGATCGACGGCGCGGCGATCGCCGACGACCTGTCGGACGTGGTGGACGACGCGACGTTCAACTCCGCCTCCGCCGACCGGGGAACGACCTCGTACTCGTCCCCCACCCTCCAGTGGCAGGGCGACCTGCCCTCCGGCGCCAAGGCGACGATCAGCTACTCGGTGCGGGTGGCCAACCCGCCGACGGGCGACGACCACCTGGACAACCGGATCACCTCCACGACCGCGGGCAACAACTGCCCGTCGGGCAACACGGACGCGGCCTGCGCGGCCAGCACGCCCGTCTCATAG
- a CDS encoding DUF6415 family natural product biosynthesis protein: protein MPPFPRTAHTGGGLTYVLPPTDGAGIEKVIRDAIAMDRWLPAPSRVAELADRLRVYIGAAVPAVEGAVQGRPVDDPVRVEVLATAAEARHRLGLGPGDGYASAITFARGLGLVARDLLRLQQGLR from the coding sequence ATGCCTCCGTTCCCCCGTACCGCGCATACCGGCGGAGGACTCACCTATGTGCTTCCGCCGACCGACGGAGCCGGAATCGAGAAGGTGATCCGCGACGCCATCGCCATGGACCGCTGGCTCCCCGCCCCCAGTCGCGTGGCCGAGCTGGCCGACCGGCTCCGTGTCTACATCGGGGCCGCGGTGCCCGCCGTCGAGGGGGCCGTGCAGGGCAGGCCCGTGGACGATCCCGTCCGTGTGGAGGTTCTGGCCACGGCCGCGGAGGCACGCCACCGCCTCGGGCTCGGTCCCGGGGACGGATACGCCTCGGCGATCACCTTTGCCAGGGGGCTGGGGCTGGTAGCCAGGGATCTTCTCCGGCTGCAGCAGGGGCTGCGGTGA
- a CDS encoding helix-turn-helix domain-containing protein, which produces MAARRGPTFRRRELGKELRRLREKKGYSTKEAAAAIESSDTKLNRVESGHNQLPRVRDLEDLLDFYGVTDRNDRAQLLELHRDSLSADWYRPYQNYMPSGQLLYVGLETDARTMRAWHSQVVFGLLQTERYAHALFSTAKPVEERTTEFVEESVAARMKRKEVVFGDDPVELRVILDEAALRRVVGSTAVMREQYEEIARAAELDHVTVQILPMNLPTYRANANFVILDFDSGLDPVVMEDSPSVMTVSDRPREVWKHARKFDALREGALAPAKTADFLHRLGREIDEH; this is translated from the coding sequence GTGGCAGCACGACGCGGTCCGACGTTCCGTCGGAGGGAGCTGGGCAAGGAGCTCCGCCGCCTGCGGGAAAAGAAGGGGTACAGCACCAAGGAAGCAGCCGCGGCCATCGAGAGCTCGGACACCAAGCTCAACAGGGTCGAGTCCGGGCACAACCAGCTCCCGCGCGTCCGCGATCTGGAAGACCTGCTCGATTTCTACGGCGTAACCGACCGCAACGACCGTGCGCAGTTGTTGGAGCTCCACCGGGATTCCCTCAGCGCCGACTGGTACAGGCCGTATCAGAACTACATGCCGTCCGGCCAGCTGCTGTACGTAGGGCTGGAGACCGATGCCCGCACGATGCGCGCCTGGCACTCCCAGGTCGTCTTCGGCCTCCTGCAGACGGAGCGCTACGCACACGCCCTGTTCTCGACGGCCAAGCCGGTCGAGGAGAGGACGACCGAGTTCGTGGAGGAGTCCGTGGCCGCCCGCATGAAGCGCAAGGAAGTGGTCTTCGGAGACGATCCGGTCGAGCTGCGGGTGATCCTCGATGAGGCCGCCCTGCGGCGCGTGGTCGGCAGTACGGCTGTCATGCGTGAGCAGTACGAAGAGATCGCCAGAGCGGCTGAGCTCGACCACGTGACCGTCCAGATCCTCCCGATGAACCTGCCCACCTACAGAGCGAACGCGAACTTCGTCATCCTGGACTTCGACTCCGGTCTCGATCCTGTCGTCATGGAGGACAGCCCGTCCGTCATGACGGTCAGCGACCGGCCGCGCGAGGTCTGGAAGCACGCCCGGAAGTTCGATGCACTGCGGGAGGGCGCCCTCGCTCCGGCCAAGACAGCGGATTTTCTGCACCGACTGGGAAGAGAGATCGATGAGCACTAG
- a CDS encoding DUF397 domain-containing protein, which translates to MSTSPHLTALEVAPRDVWFKSSHSGDNGAGGCVSVAALADHVGVRDSKQHNGPAFISPAAAWTAFIHEVRSGRWPA; encoded by the coding sequence ATGAGCACTAGCCCCCACCTGACCGCCCTCGAAGTGGCGCCCCGCGATGTCTGGTTCAAGTCCTCCCACAGCGGCGACAACGGCGCAGGCGGCTGCGTCTCCGTCGCGGCGCTGGCCGATCACGTCGGAGTCCGCGACTCCAAACAACACAACGGCCCCGCCTTCATATCCCCGGCCGCGGCCTGGACCGCGTTCATACACGAGGTGCGGTCCGGGCGCTGGCCGGCGTAG
- a CDS encoding SDR family oxidoreductase has protein sequence MNKPILVTGGTGTLGRAVVARLLADGLPVRVMSRRPRRAGDDRPYEWAVCDLAKGTGLDAALADVRAVVHCATNTRNDVAATRRLVEAARRSGSPGPHLVYISIVGIDKVPLPYYRSKREAERIIRESGLPWTILRTTQFHDLVATMTTVQRRLPVVLTLSGVRVQPVEVTEVADRLAELVQGAPAGRVPDMAGPEVRDARDLAAATLRATGLHRRIVPLRLPGKIARTLRAGGILAPDRAVGKATFEQYLAGRG, from the coding sequence ATGAACAAGCCGATCCTGGTGACCGGCGGCACCGGCACCCTCGGCCGTGCCGTCGTCGCGCGGCTGCTCGCCGACGGCTTGCCCGTACGGGTGATGAGCCGCCGGCCGCGGCGGGCGGGCGACGACCGGCCGTACGAGTGGGCGGTCTGCGACCTCGCCAAGGGCACGGGCCTCGACGCCGCCCTGGCGGACGTGCGGGCGGTGGTGCACTGCGCTACCAACACCCGCAACGACGTGGCGGCGACCCGGCGACTGGTCGAGGCCGCGCGGCGGTCCGGGAGCCCGGGCCCGCACCTCGTCTACATCTCGATCGTCGGCATCGACAAGGTGCCGCTCCCGTACTACCGCTCGAAGCGGGAGGCGGAGCGGATCATCCGGGAGTCGGGACTGCCGTGGACCATCCTGCGGACCACGCAGTTCCACGACCTGGTGGCGACCATGACCACGGTGCAGCGCCGGCTGCCGGTGGTGCTGACGCTGAGCGGCGTACGGGTCCAGCCCGTCGAGGTGACCGAGGTCGCCGACCGCTTGGCGGAGCTCGTCCAGGGCGCCCCGGCAGGCCGCGTGCCCGACATGGCGGGCCCCGAGGTCCGGGACGCCCGCGACTTGGCGGCCGCCACCCTGCGCGCGACGGGCCTCCACCGACGCATCGTGCCGCTGCGACTCCCGGGCAAGATCGCCCGAACCCTGCGCGCGGGCGGCATCCTCGCCCCGGACCGAGCGGTCGGCAAGGCCACGTTCGAGCAGTACCTGGCCGGTCGCGGATGA
- a CDS encoding sigma-70 family RNA polymerase sigma factor produces the protein MSEKDFLAERFEELRPHLRAVAYRMLGSLAEAEDVVQETWFKLSRSDTSEVGNLGGWLTTVTGRVCLDMLRSRATRHEEPLHDRDGQVVRLPDPVISGADRIDPEQEILLADSVGIALMVVLQTLAPAERLAFVLHDMFHVPFDDIAEVIDRTPAATRQLASRARRRVQGQAPAPDTDLAARRRVVEAFLAAARGGDFDALVAVLDPDIVARSDGGTLLPSALRRGATEVASQAIMFARFAEAALPALINGTPGVVAVTADGRPMSVMAFTIQGGRVTALDILTDPERLERIDVSALMK, from the coding sequence GTGAGCGAAAAAGATTTTCTGGCCGAGCGGTTCGAGGAGCTCCGGCCGCACCTGAGGGCGGTGGCCTACCGGATGCTCGGCTCGCTCGCCGAGGCCGAGGACGTGGTGCAGGAGACGTGGTTCAAGCTGAGCCGCTCCGACACCAGCGAGGTCGGGAACCTCGGCGGCTGGCTGACCACCGTGACCGGCCGGGTGTGCCTGGACATGCTGCGCTCGCGCGCCACGCGGCACGAGGAGCCGCTCCACGACCGGGACGGGCAGGTCGTCCGCCTCCCCGACCCGGTCATCAGCGGAGCGGACCGCATCGACCCGGAACAGGAGATCCTCCTGGCCGACTCGGTCGGCATCGCCCTCATGGTCGTCCTGCAGACCCTCGCCCCCGCGGAACGGCTCGCCTTCGTCCTGCACGACATGTTCCACGTGCCCTTCGACGACATCGCCGAGGTCATTGACCGCACCCCCGCCGCCACCCGGCAGCTCGCCAGCCGCGCCCGCCGCCGCGTCCAGGGGCAGGCCCCGGCGCCCGACACCGACCTGGCCGCCCGGCGCCGCGTCGTCGAGGCCTTCCTCGCCGCCGCGCGCGGCGGCGACTTCGACGCCCTCGTCGCCGTCCTCGACCCGGACATCGTGGCCCGCTCGGACGGCGGCACGCTGCTCCCGAGCGCGTTGCGCCGCGGCGCGACCGAGGTCGCCTCCCAGGCGATCATGTTCGCCCGCTTCGCCGAGGCGGCCCTCCCGGCGCTCATCAACGGCACGCCGGGCGTGGTCGCCGTAACGGCGGACGGCCGGCCGATGTCGGTCATGGCCTTCACGATCCAGGGCGGCCGTGTCACGGCACTGGACATCCTGACGGACCCGGAACGGCTGGAGCGGATCGACGTGAGCGCGTTGATGAAGTAA